The Streptococcus oralis genome segment TGCTCCAACTCTTCTCCTGTTTCCACATGGAAGAAGGAACCGTCACGTTTTTCAACCTTGTCAGTCGCTACAAGAGCTCCACGGTGGTCACGGTAGCTTGTTCCCAAAATCATTCCTTGGTTAAAGAGTTTTTGGAATGGTTCCTTAGTCGGAACAACACCGAGGTCATAGAGGAATTTGTGCCAGAAACGAGCATAAAGCAAGTGAAGAACGGCATGCTCTGCACCACCCACGTAGATATCTACTGGCAACCATTGTTTGAGGAGATCCTCATCGGCCAATTTTTCTGTGTTATGTGGGTCGATATAGCGGAGGTAGTACCAGCTTGAACCTGCCCATTGTGGCATAGTGTTTGTTTCACGACGACCTTTGACACCATCTTCACGCGTCACTTCCAACCAGTCAGTCAAGTTAGCCAATGGGCTTTCACCAGTACCTGAAGGGCGGATGTCCTTGGTTACAGGCAAGACAAGTGGCAATTCACTTTCAGGAACAGTCGTTGAAGTGCCATCTTCCCAATGAATAATTGGAATCGGCTCACCCCAGTAACGCTGACGGCTAAAGAGCCAGTCGCGGAGACGGTAGGTAACCTTCTCCTGACCACAGCCTTTTTCTTCCAACCAAGCCACAATCTTAGCAATCGCTTCTTCTTTGTTCAGTCCATCTAGGAAGCCTGAATTGACATGCAGACCATCTTCAGTATAAGCAGCTTCTGCTACATTTCCACCTTCAAGCACTTCTACGATTGGAAGACCAAACTGTTTAGCAAATTCCCAGTCACGTTGGTCATGGGCAGGCACGGCCATGACAGCACCTGTTCCATAGCTAGCAAGAACATAGTCTGCTATCCAGATTGGGATTTCCTTGCCATTGACAGGGTTGATGGCATAAGCACCAGTCCAAACCCCTGTTTTTTCTTTGGCAAGGTCAGTACGAGCCAAGTCTGACTTGAGGCTAGCTTGGTGTTTATAGTCCGCAACTGCATCAGCTTGCTCTGGGCTTGTGATGACATCTACCAGTTCATGCTCAGGAGCTAAGACAGTGAAAGTCGCACCGAAAAGAGTGTCAGGACGAGTGGTAAAGACGGTGAATTCCTTGTCTGTTCCTTTCACTTTGAAGGTTACATTGGCACCAGTTGATTTCCCGATCCAGTTGCGTTGCATGTCCTTGATAGACTCTGGCCAATCAAGTTCATCCAAGTCATTGAGCAAGCGCTCCGCATAGGCAGTGATTTTGAGCATCCATTGGCGCATTGGTTTGCGGACAACGGGGTAGCCTCCACGCTCAGAAGTTCCGTCAGGAAGGACTTCTTCGTTGGCGATGGCTGTTCCCAACTCTTCCACCCAGTTTACTGGCACTTCGGCTTCATAGGCCAAGCCTTTTTCGTAAAGCTTAGTGAAAATCCATTGTGTCCACTTGTAGTAGTTTGGATCTGTTGTGTTGACTTCACGATCCCAGTCGTAAGAGAAGCCAAGCGCATTGATTTGGCGTTTGAAGTTAGCAATATTTTCCGCTGTAAATTCTGCTGGGTCATTCCCTGTATCCATAGCGTACTGCTCAGCTGGCAAACCAAAAGCATCCCAGCCCATTGGGTGAAGGACATTGTAGCCTTGTGCACGTTTGTAACGGCTGAGAATATCCGTTGCTGTATAGCCTTCTGGGTGTCCTACGTGCAATCCAGCTCCTGAAGGATATGGGAACATATCGAGAGCATAGAACTTCAGTTTCGAGGCATCTGTTCCTGTCTTAAATGTATGATGTTTCGCCCAGTAGCCCTGCCACTTAGGCTCAATTTCCTTATGATTGTAAAAACTCATGCTATTTCTCCAATTTTATGATGTTACTATTATACCATTTTTGGGGGAATTTGAAAGATGAGAAATGTTCTTTTAGACTTGGATAACAAGAAATACTGAGTCGCAAATCCAACTTATTTAACAGGAAAAAAATTAGCTCCCACTTGGAGCTAACTTCTATTAACTATTTGTCTTTTCCATCTTCTCACGCCCTAGTTCCCGGTAACTACGGTCACCAACAACTTCTACACTAAACTGGCCATCCTCATATTCAAGAATCGTCACGCTACCATTATCTAGACCATGCGGATGCATGCCATTGA includes the following:
- the leuS gene encoding leucine--tRNA ligase, which codes for MSFYNHKEIEPKWQGYWAKHHTFKTGTDASKLKFYALDMFPYPSGAGLHVGHPEGYTATDILSRYKRAQGYNVLHPMGWDAFGLPAEQYAMDTGNDPAEFTAENIANFKRQINALGFSYDWDREVNTTDPNYYKWTQWIFTKLYEKGLAYEAEVPVNWVEELGTAIANEEVLPDGTSERGGYPVVRKPMRQWMLKITAYAERLLNDLDELDWPESIKDMQRNWIGKSTGANVTFKVKGTDKEFTVFTTRPDTLFGATFTVLAPEHELVDVITSPEQADAVADYKHQASLKSDLARTDLAKEKTGVWTGAYAINPVNGKEIPIWIADYVLASYGTGAVMAVPAHDQRDWEFAKQFGLPIVEVLEGGNVAEAAYTEDGLHVNSGFLDGLNKEEAIAKIVAWLEEKGCGQEKVTYRLRDWLFSRQRYWGEPIPIIHWEDGTSTTVPESELPLVLPVTKDIRPSGTGESPLANLTDWLEVTREDGVKGRRETNTMPQWAGSSWYYLRYIDPHNTEKLADEDLLKQWLPVDIYVGGAEHAVLHLLYARFWHKFLYDLGVVPTKEPFQKLFNQGMILGTSYRDHRGALVATDKVEKRDGSFFHVETGEELEQAPAKMSKSLKNVVNPDDVVEQYGADTLRVYEMFMGPLDASIAWSEEGLEGSRKFLDRVYRLITSKEIVAENNGALDKVYNETVKAVTEQIESMKFNTAIAQLMVFVNAANKEDKLYVDYAKGFIQLIAPFAPHLAEELWQTVAATGESISYVAWPTWDESKLVEDEIEIVVQIKGKVRAKLMVAKDLSREELQEIALADEKVKAEIDGKEIVKVISVPNKLVNIVVK